One Methanococcus aeolicus Nankai-3 DNA segment encodes these proteins:
- a CDS encoding tetratricopeptide repeat protein: MFGIAKIKDRIIKKIKSFEGWISDGNNYLDVKDYKNAADCYYNALNKNPNDDKAWYSMAYALYKLGDYKASFDAINEALKLNQDNPTKYHYLKGSIYYALGRYIDEDESYNLEDNKSYLEEAFTNLNSYYEQNRQNTSALIKMGKILIYFGEFEKAHIIFKKCYNLNPNSVCRDFIKNYNITIKNIDSFEYIERGLSLLNSKKYIDAIKYINKAYELNELNELPIYYKSCIYEYFRDYKKALSCIDTSLRMVERDIFFSKKGDILFKLGKYNDAINCYEKALDINDDLPYAYLGLGILYYNIEKYDFALECFDNLFELYMEHLTDDEKYLITTYTLIGMGDITNNIDFFEEALNYIDKQINRDMDNIDLWSLKGYVLFKMGKYRETLGVYNNALSIDPTNIGILESIAITYENLGKFNDAIRTYEKLLKLNPDDEKYINAKYGAENLMFENKTTHKIITSPLLNEITLHYKIKNIEIYIMELVVKYVNENNPTVAYHLLIHLEEYMDSNEFPEIEILKRKLMIEIYKYIENKRNVDDYTLNLTKQLLLSIKEYQ; encoded by the coding sequence ATGTTTGGCATTGCAAAAATTAAAGATAGGATTATAAAAAAAATTAAATCATTCGAAGGGTGGATTTCAGACGGTAATAATTATTTAGATGTTAAAGATTACAAAAATGCAGCGGATTGTTATTATAATGCACTAAATAAAAATCCAAATGATGATAAGGCATGGTATTCTATGGCTTATGCATTATATAAACTGGGAGATTATAAAGCTTCATTTGATGCGATTAATGAGGCTTTGAAGTTAAATCAAGATAATCCAACAAAATATCATTATCTAAAAGGTAGTATTTATTATGCTCTTGGCAGATATATTGATGAAGATGAATCCTATAATTTAGAAGATAATAAAAGTTACCTGGAAGAGGCTTTTACTAATCTAAATAGTTATTATGAACAAAATAGACAGAATACCTCCGCACTTATAAAAATGGGGAAGATATTGATATATTTTGGGGAATTTGAAAAAGCACATATTATTTTTAAAAAATGTTATAATTTAAATCCAAATAGTGTATGTAGAGATTTTATAAAAAATTATAATATTACAATTAAAAATATAGATAGTTTTGAATATATTGAAAGAGGATTATCTTTACTTAACAGCAAAAAATATATTGATGCAATAAAATATATCAATAAAGCATATGAATTAAATGAATTAAATGAGCTCCCAATATATTATAAAAGTTGTATTTATGAGTATTTTAGAGACTATAAAAAAGCACTATCTTGTATAGATACTTCTTTAAGAATGGTCGAGAGAGACATATTTTTTAGTAAAAAAGGAGATATTCTTTTTAAATTAGGAAAATACAACGATGCAATCAACTGCTATGAAAAAGCACTGGATATTAATGACGATTTACCTTATGCATACTTGGGGTTAGGTATATTATATTATAATATTGAAAAATATGATTTTGCCCTTGAATGCTTTGACAACTTATTTGAGCTATATATGGAGCATTTAACTGATGATGAGAAATATCTGATTACAACATATACACTCATTGGAATGGGGGACATCACCAACAATATTGATTTTTTTGAAGAAGCCCTTAATTATATTGATAAACAGATTAACAGAGATATGGATAATATAGATTTATGGAGTCTAAAAGGATATGTCTTATTTAAAATGGGAAAATATAGGGAAACACTTGGGGTATATAATAATGCGTTGAGTATAGACCCCACCAATATAGGAATATTAGAATCCATTGCCATCACTTATGAAAATCTTGGAAAATTTAATGATGCCATTAGAACATACGAAAAACTTTTAAAATTAAATCCGGACGACGAGAAATACATTAATGCAAAATACGGTGCTGAAAATTTAATGTTTGAAAATAAAACAACCCATAAAATCATCACATCACCATTGTTAAATGAAATTACCCTACATTATAAGATAAAAAATATTGAAATATATATTATGGAACTGGTAGTAAAATATGTAAATGAAAATAATCCTACGGTGGCCTACCATCTGCTTATACATTTGGAAGAATATATGGACAGTAATGAATTTCCAGAAATAGAGATATTAAAGAGAAAACTAATGATTGAGATATATAAATATATTGAGAATAAAAGAAATGTTGATGATTACACATTAAATCTTACTAAACAATTGCTGTTATCAATTAAAGAATATCAATAA
- the proS gene encoding proline--tRNA ligase produces the protein MENFSEWYHNILETAGIYDLRYPLKGCGVYLPYGFKIRRYAFEAIRDMLDESNHDEALFPMLIPEDLLAKEGEHIKGFEEEVYWVTHGGTTPLDVKLALRPTSETPIYHMMKLWIKVHTDLPIKIYQIVNSFRYETKHTRPLIRLREIMTFKEAHTAHSTSEEAEAQVQTALNIYKTFFDRMGVPTIVSQRPEWDKFPGADYTMAFDTIFPDGKTMQIGTVHNLGQHFAKTFELEFETPEGGKDYAYQTCYGISDRIIASIIALHGDEKGLILPPEVAPHQIIIIPLLFKGKEEIAMNKAKEIYKSLKNTYRVKLDDRDIRPGKKFNDWELKGAPIRIELGPRDIENNKLTIYRRDTGEKFQIDEDNLLNELNTLIDSIENTIKEKAEQKVKSFITILDNHDVNNIKETLSTKKGVVLVPYDENIYTEEFEEEIDASVLGTTEYDGKKYISIAKTY, from the coding sequence ATGGAAAACTTTTCAGAATGGTATCATAATATACTTGAAACAGCTGGAATATATGATTTAAGATATCCTTTAAAAGGTTGCGGTGTTTATCTCCCCTATGGATTTAAAATAAGAAGATATGCATTTGAAGCCATAAGAGATATGCTTGACGAATCAAACCACGATGAAGCACTATTCCCAATGTTAATTCCAGAAGATTTATTGGCAAAGGAAGGAGAACATATTAAAGGATTTGAGGAGGAAGTTTATTGGGTTACACATGGGGGAACTACTCCACTTGATGTAAAACTTGCTTTAAGACCAACATCAGAAACTCCAATATATCACATGATGAAATTATGGATAAAAGTTCATACAGATTTGCCAATAAAAATATATCAAATTGTAAATTCATTTAGATATGAAACAAAGCACACCAGACCACTTATAAGATTAAGAGAAATAATGACCTTTAAAGAGGCACATACAGCACATTCCACTAGCGAAGAGGCTGAGGCACAGGTGCAAACTGCACTAAATATATATAAAACATTCTTTGATAGGATGGGAGTTCCTACAATTGTATCGCAAAGACCAGAATGGGACAAATTCCCCGGTGCAGATTATACAATGGCTTTTGATACTATATTCCCCGACGGAAAAACTATGCAAATTGGGACGGTGCATAATTTGGGGCAGCATTTTGCAAAAACTTTTGAATTGGAGTTTGAAACCCCGGAAGGAGGAAAAGACTACGCATACCAAACATGCTATGGTATTTCAGATAGAATAATAGCTTCAATAATAGCACTACACGGAGATGAAAAAGGGCTTATATTGCCACCAGAAGTAGCTCCGCACCAGATTATAATTATTCCATTATTATTTAAAGGAAAAGAAGAAATTGCAATGAATAAAGCAAAAGAAATATATAAATCACTTAAAAACACATACAGAGTAAAATTAGATGATAGAGATATAAGACCAGGCAAGAAATTTAATGACTGGGAATTAAAGGGAGCTCCCATAAGGATAGAGTTGGGACCAAGAGATATTGAAAATAATAAATTAACAATTTACAGAAGAGATACAGGCGAAAAATTCCAAATAGATGAGGATAATTTATTAAATGAGCTAAATACTCTTATTGATTCAATAGAAAATACAATTAAAGAAAAGGCAGAACAGAAAGTTAAATCTTTTATTACAATATTGGATAATCATGATGTTAATAACATTAAAGAAACATTATCCACCAAAAAAGGAGTTGTATTGGTTCCTTATGACGAAAATATATATACTGAGGAATTTGAGGAAGAAATTGATGCTTCTGTATTGGGGACTACTGAATATGATGGGAAAAAGTATATTTCTATTGCTAAAACATATTAA